The genome window CTCCGTAGGACCATTTTTCGATGAGCTCCGGTGAGGCAAGTGATATTTTTATCGCCGCATAGCTGAGCGGGTCTTTCGCTTTATCAAAAACTTTAAAATAATCGTCCAATGTTTTGCCCTCCTATTCCTCTTTTATGAGGTCCACATTAATACATAAGCTCTGCAGCTCCTTCACCAGGACGTTGAAGGATTCCGGCAGGCTCGGTTCAAGCACATCCTCTCCCTTTACGATGGCCTCGTACGCCCTGATCCTTCCGTTCACGTCATCGGACTTGATGGTGAGGAATTCCTGCAGGGAGTAAGCGGCCCCATATCCTTCGAGTGCCCATACCTCCATCTCACCGAGCCTCTGGCCGCCGAACTGGGCCTTGCCTCCGAGAGGCTGCTGGGTGACGAGGGAATAGGGCCCGATGGAGCGGGCGTGGATCTTGTCGTCTACGAGGTGATGCAGTTTCAGAAAGTACATGTAGCCGACTGTGACCGAATGGTGGAAGGGTACGCCCGTCCTCCCGTCGAACAGGGTAGTCTGTCTGCTGTCAGGCATACCCGCAGCCTTGAAAAGGGCGTGGATCTCTTCTTCCTTCGCGCCGTCGAATACCGGCACCGCGATCCTGACCCCGTTCCTCTGCTGCTCGGCGAGGAGAACCAGATCTTCATCAGACAACCTTTCAATGAAGCCTCTTAGTTCGTTGTTATCAAACACCTTGTTTAATTGCGCCTTTATCAGCTCAGGGGAGCAGCACTGCTTGTAGAAGTTGTCGACCATGTCGCCGATCTTCTTCCCCAGCTCCTTGGCGGCCCATCCGAGATGGACTTCCAGGATCTGGCCCGCGTTCATACGGGAAGGCACCCCGAGAGGGTTGAGGACTATGTCGATAGGGGTCCCGTCTTCCATGAAGGGCATATCCTCTTCCGGAAGAATGACGGAGACGATACCCTTGTTTCCGTGGCGACCCGAGATTTTGTCTCCCACCGATATCTTTCTTTTCATGGCCACATAGACCTTGATGGTCTTGATGACGCCCGGCGGCAGCTCGTCCCCTTTCTTGATCTTGTTGATCTTATCTTCGTAGTAGAGCCTGATGATGTCTACCTGATTATCCTTGCTGTCGATGATCTTCGCGATCTTCGCCTCGATGTCCGCGTCGCCGAATCCCATGTCGCCGATCCTGTCGAGGGTCATGGCGTCGATCTTCTCTTTGGTCAGGAGCTCCCCTTTCTTGAGCGATGCCTTGCCTTTCTCATCCTTCACGTCCGCATGCGCGGTCCTGCCCACGAGAAGGGTGCGGATCTTTTCTCTCGTGCCGTCCAGGATGATCCTGATCTGCTCTTCCTGGTCCTTCAGGATGTTGGAGATCTCCTTGTCCTCGATATCCTTGCTTCTGTCGTCCTTGTCGATGCCCCTGCGGGAAAGGACCTTCACATCCGTCACGATCCCTTCGATCCCGTGGGGGACTCTCAGGGACGTATCTTTCACGTCGCCCGCCTTTTCTCCAAAGATGGCGCGCAGAAGCTTCTCCTCCGGCGTGAGCTGGGTCTCGCCCTTGGGGGTCACTTTCCCCACGAGGATATCGCCCGGCTTCACGGTAGCGCCGATTCTCACGATGCCGCTGTCGTCGAGGTCCTTGAGCGTCTCTTCGCCCACGTTCGGGATGTCGCGGGTGACTTCTTCCTTGCCGAGCTTGGTATCCCGGAGCACGCACTCCAGCTCCTCGATATGGATCGAGGTGAGGACGTCTTCCTTCACGAGCCTCTCGTTAATGAGCACCGAGTCCTCGTAGTTGTACCCTCTCCACGGCATGAACGCGACCATCACATTCTTTCCCAGGGCAAGGTCGCCCTTGTCCGTGGAAGGTCCGTCGGCGAGGCAATCGCCCTTCTTCACGTAGTCGCCCTGCTTTACGATTACTCTCTGGTTTATACAGGTATCCTGGTTCGACCGCCTGAACTTCAGGAGGTTGTGGACGTCTATCTTGGTAACCTGCTCGCCGTCTGTCGCGCCCTTGTCCTCATACTTGAGGATGATCCTGTTCGCGTCGACGCTTTTTACGAGCCCCGAGTGCTTTGCCGTGATGGTGACCCTCGAGTCATTCCCTACGACCCGCTCCATCCCGGTCCCTATAAGGGGCGCTTCGGTGATCACGAGCGGCACCGCCTGCCTCTGCATGTTCGATCCCATGAGTGCGCGGTTCGCATCATCATGCTCGAGGAAGGGGATAAGGGATGCGGACGCGCTCACGAGCTGCTTCGGAGAGACGTCCATGAAATTGACCTGGTCGGGGGTGATAAGGTAGAAGCCCCCGCCCTTCTGGGCGGAGACGAGCTCTTGCGTAAATTTTCCCGTCTTGTCGACCGGGGCATTGGCCTGGGCGATGAAAAACGCCTCTTCCTCCATGGCGCTCAGGTACCTGATGTTGTCCGTGACCCGCCCTTCGGTGACTTCCCGGTAAGGGGCTTCGATGAAGCCGAATTCATTCACCTTCGCATAGGTAGAGAGGGAGGCGATGAGGCCGATATTGGGACC of Syntrophorhabdaceae bacterium contains these proteins:
- the rpoB gene encoding DNA-directed RNA polymerase subunit beta, which produces MRETFTNRIFRKNYGKIKEVLDIPNLIEIQLDSYDMFLQHGVPLEKRQNVGLQAVFNSVFPIKDSHDTTSLEFVKYEIGEPKNSEEECLVRGLNFAAPMKVTIRLVVWNVDPDTKTKDIRAIKEQDVYFGEIPLMTERGTFIINGTERVIVSQLHRSPGVYFDTDQSKSPLSGTVSYTARIIPYRGSWLDFEFDSKELVYVRIDKKKKIPVTLLLKSLGYSEADVLEYFYDKEFVKIKDNKLFKETPHALLVGQKAPSDIVNPETEEVLVKKHKKITKAVLKKMDAAHITQIAVEEEDVVGRITAAHVLDPHTNEILIAINKEIGKEDLAKAISRGVGEMEILFIDNLTVSSSLRNTLQTDKASAKEDALLEIYRKLRPGDPPTIEFAEALIYNMFFSPERYDLSRVGRLKINHRLGLDIPLDVSVLRKEDIIEVVKQLIKLKDSRGPGDDIDHLGNRRVRTVGELLENQFRMGLVRMERAIKERLTFPEMETLMPHDLVNPKPVATAVKDFFASSQLSQFMDQTNPLSEITHKRRLSALGPGGLTRERAGFEVRDVHPTHYGRICPIETPEGPNIGLIASLSTYAKVNEFGFIEAPYREVTEGRVTDNIRYLSAMEEEAFFIAQANAPVDKTGKFTQELVSAQKGGGFYLITPDQVNFMDVSPKQLVSASASLIPFLEHDDANRALMGSNMQRQAVPLVITEAPLIGTGMERVVGNDSRVTITAKHSGLVKSVDANRIILKYEDKGATDGEQVTKIDVHNLLKFRRSNQDTCINQRVIVKQGDYVKKGDCLADGPSTDKGDLALGKNVMVAFMPWRGYNYEDSVLINERLVKEDVLTSIHIEELECVLRDTKLGKEEVTRDIPNVGEETLKDLDDSGIVRIGATVKPGDILVGKVTPKGETQLTPEEKLLRAIFGEKAGDVKDTSLRVPHGIEGIVTDVKVLSRRGIDKDDRSKDIEDKEISNILKDQEEQIRIILDGTREKIRTLLVGRTAHADVKDEKGKASLKKGELLTKEKIDAMTLDRIGDMGFGDADIEAKIAKIIDSKDNQVDIIRLYYEDKINKIKKGDELPPGVIKTIKVYVAMKRKISVGDKISGRHGNKGIVSVILPEEDMPFMEDGTPIDIVLNPLGVPSRMNAGQILEVHLGWAAKELGKKIGDMVDNFYKQCCSPELIKAQLNKVFDNNELRGFIERLSDEDLVLLAEQQRNGVRIAVPVFDGAKEEEIHALFKAAGMPDSRQTTLFDGRTGVPFHHSVTVGYMYFLKLHHLVDDKIHARSIGPYSLVTQQPLGGKAQFGGQRLGEMEVWALEGYGAAYSLQEFLTIKSDDVNGRIRAYEAIVKGEDVLEPSLPESFNVLVKELQSLCINVDLIKEE